From one Solanum stenotomum isolate F172 chromosome 12, ASM1918654v1, whole genome shotgun sequence genomic stretch:
- the LOC125847285 gene encoding uncharacterized protein LOC125847285 produces the protein MTEDLSKGNRRDPGWKYNYLKDPDDTTRVTCNFCEKTTTGGINRAKQHLIGNFRNAAKCKKCPEEVREELKNYMEEKKIRNEVYTNEFPKFDEFEYQDNVGGENEVQEINHKIRGGESFPSGSNKKLAKGKGPMDMFLQKRGTLRQTNIKDSCDKEARAMTIQKVARFFYDNGILFNVAHSKSFKEAIEAVGWYGPNLRPPSYHELRVSLLRKKVELTNEIINRHREEWVKYGTSIMADGWTDKKQRTLINFLVNSPHGIVLIESIDASSLVKTGEKLCELLDRYVERVGEQNVVQIVSDNGSNFVLDGQLLQRKRPHIFRMPCAAHCIDLMLVDITKIPIIKKTLQKAIALVGFIYGHSGVLNMMRNFTKNKELVKCGITQFATSFLTLQRLHCQKTNLRAMFTSDKWVSNILKIMGPLVKVLRLADNEQKPAMGYIYEVVDRAKEAIAKAFEWNAAKYKDIFKIINERWQCQLHHPLHAAGHYLNPEFFFQNLGIENCQEVTDGLYACIEKLVPSTEVQDKIISEIPLYTRAEQQFGLPIKFAVDKPTKEMKKIEDKLIEKI, from the exons ATGACAGAGGACTTGTCTAAAGGCAATAGAAGGGATCCTGGTTGGAAATATAACTACTTGAAGGACCCCGATGACACTACAAGAGTCACATGcaatttttgtgaaaaaacaACCACGGGTGGAATTAATCGGGCAAAACAACATTTGATTGGAAATTTTAGGAATGCAGCGAAGTGTAAAAAATGCCCAGAGGAAGTTAGAGAGGAACTGAAAAATTACATGgaggagaaaaaaataagaaatgaagTCTATACTAATGAATTTCCCAAATTTGATGAGTTTGAATATCAAGACAATGTTGGTGGAGAAAATGAAGTCCAAGAGATCAATCATAAGATAAGAGGCGGAGAAAGCTTTCCTAGTGGCTCTAATAAGAAACTGGCCAAAGGAAAGGGACCTATGGATATGTTTCTACAAAAGCGTGGAACACTTAGGCAAACAAATATCAAAGACTCGTGTGATAAAGAAGCAAGAGCAATGACGATTCAAAAAGTAGCTCGCTTCTTTTATGATAATGGGATCCTATTCAATGTAGCTCACTCAAAAAGTTTTAAGGAAGCAATTGAGGCTGTAGGATGGTATGGTCCAAACTTGAGGCCTCCAAGCTACCATGAATTAAGAGTTTCATTACTTAGGAAGAAAGTTGAGTTGACCAATGAGATTATAAACAGACATAGAGAAGAATGGGTGAAGTATGGAACTTCCATTATGGCAGATGGTTGGACAGATAAAAAACAGAGAACTTTGATAAACTTTTTGGTGAATTCTCCACATGGAATAGTGTTAATTGAGTCGATAGATGCTTCCTCACTTGTTAAGACCGGAGAGAAGTTATGTGAATTGCTAGATAGATATGTGGAACGCGTTGGAGAACAGAATGTGGTTCAAATTGTAAGTGATAATGGTAGCAACTTTGTGTTGGATG GTCAATTGTTACAGAGAAAAAGACCACACATATTTCGGATGCCATGTGCAGCTCATTGTATAGATCTTATGTTAGTTGACATAACGAAGATTCCTATCATCAAGAAGACCCTCCAAAAAGCAATTGCCCTTGTCGGTTTCATTTATGGACACTCAGGAGTATTAAATATGATGAGAAATTTcactaaaaataaagagttgGTGAAATGTGGAATTACTCAATTTGCAACGAGTTTTCTGACTTTGCAACGGTTGCATTGTCAAAAAACAAATCTGCGAGCAATGTTTACATCTGACAAATGG GTTTCTaatattttgaagataatggGGCCTCTTGTTAAAGTGTTGCGATTAGCTGATAATGAGCAAAAACCTGCCATGGGGTACATTTATGAAGTCGTGGATAGAGCTAAGGAGGCTATTGCTAAGGCATTTGAATGGAATGCTGCAAAATATAAAGATATCTTTAAGATTATTAATGAAAGATGGCAATGCCAATTGCATCATCCATTACATGCTGCTGGACATTATTTAAATCCAGAGTTCTTCTTTCAAAATCTGGGTATTGAGAATTGTCAAGAAGTAACAGATGGGTTGTATGCTTGTATTGAAAAATTGGTTCCAAGCACTGAAGTACAAGACAAGATCATATCAGAGATACCATTGTACACAAGAGCTGAACAACAATTTGGCCTTCCTATT AAATTCGCGGTGGATAAGCCTACTAAAGAGATGAAGAAAATTGAGGATAAGCTTATTGAAAAGATATAG
- the LOC125846613 gene encoding F-box protein At5g46170-like — protein MIYPEPIDHFDRLPDSILLFIFNKIGDVKALGRCSVVSRRFNSLVPEVDNVLVRVDCVISDDESSSPSSSSGYSSDKSRHPISSLFRLVFSGLLKPFQSITQFISISPRRAASSSAAVVDGDDFEKNSVTHHSPTQVLKNFNEIKLLRIELPSGELGIDEGVLLKWRADFGSTLDNCIILGASSVIQPVTSTSGCSLPNIDGNGENDNGSIPDSFYTNGGLKLRVVWTISSLIAASARHYLLQPIIAEHKTLDSLVLTDADGQGVLCMNKEQLEELRVKPLSASSASKRTLVPALNMRLWYAAHLELPDGTVLKGATLVAIRPSEQPKKEVVGGDGNWVAAAFKEPYGTAARMLVKRRTYCLEMNSF, from the coding sequence ATGATCTACCCGGAACCCATTGACCACTTCGATCGATTACCAGACTCAATTCTTCTATTCATCTTCAACAAGATCGGCGATGTTAAGGCTTTGGGTCGTTGCTCTGTGGTTTCTAGAAGGTTCAATTCACTAGTTCCTGAAGTTGACAACGTTCTTGTTCGCGTTGATTGTGTTATCTCTGATGATGAATCATCTTCTCCGTCTTCTTCTTCTGGTTACTCTTCTGATAAGTCCCGGCACCCCATCTCCTCCCTTTTTCGTTTGGTCTTCTCTGGTTTACTCAAACCCTTTCAATCTATAACCCAATTCATTTCCATTTCACCTCGACGTGCTGCCTCTTCTTCCGCTGCTGTCGTTGACGGTGATGATTTTGAGAAGAACTCCGTGACCCATCACTCCCCTACTCAAGTTCTGAAGAACTTTAACGAGATTAAGCTTCTCAGAATCGAATTGCCTAGTGGTGAGCTCGGGATAGATGAGGGGGTGTTGCTGAAATGGAGAGCTGATTTTGGATCGACCCTCGATAATTGTATTATACTTGGTGCATCTTCAGTGATTCAACCTGTAACTAGTACCAGTGGTTGTAGTCTTCCGAATATTGATGGAAATGGGGAAAATGATAATGGGAGCATACCCGATTCGTTTTACACGAATGGGGGTTTGAAGCTGCGGGTGGTGTGGACGATTAGTTCGTTAATTGCAGCTTCCGCAAGGCACTATCTTCTGCAGCCGATAATTGCGGAGCATAAAACTCTGGATAGTTTGGTTTTGACAGATGCAGATGGGCAAGGAGTGTTGTGTATGAACAAAGAGCAACTGGAGGAGCTGAGGGTGAAGCCTCTCTCAGCTTCATCGGCCTCCAAAAGGACTTTGGTTCCGGCATTGAATATGCGGTTGTGGTATGCCGCACATTTGGAATTACCTGATGGAACAGTGCTCAAAGGGGCCACTTTGGTGGCAATAAGGCCGAGTGAGCAGCCCAAGAAAGAGGTAGTTGGGGGAGATGGGAATTGGGTGGCAGCTGCATTCAAGGAGCCTTATGGGACAGCTGCTAGGATGTTGGTGAAAAGAAGGACTTACTGTTTGGAGATGAACTCATTTTGA